A part of Chloracidobacterium sp. genomic DNA contains:
- a CDS encoding branched-chain amino acid transaminase, whose amino-acid sequence MALETSEKIWHNGKWLPWEDARIHVMSHVIHYGSSVFEGIRCYQTPRGPRLFRLREHVRRLFDSCHIYRMNIPFSMEQIFTACIETVRVNKLQHCYVRPIVFRGYGAFGVNPFPAPVETYIICFPWGRYLGEDALEAGVDLCTSSWARMSPNTLPTTAKAGANYMNSQLIKMEAIVNGYAEGIALDAAGYVSEGSGENIFMVRDGTVITPPIGRAVLPGITRDAVMRLCEDLGIPVIERSILREELYIADEIFLTGTACEITPVRTLDKIKIGEGKRGPITKQLQDAYFGIINGEREDRHEWLTAV is encoded by the coding sequence ATGGCACTCGAAACGTCCGAAAAAATCTGGCACAACGGCAAATGGCTCCCGTGGGAGGACGCGCGCATTCATGTTATGTCGCACGTCATCCATTATGGCTCTTCAGTTTTTGAGGGCATTCGCTGCTATCAAACCCCACGCGGTCCACGACTATTCCGTCTGCGGGAGCATGTGCGCCGTCTGTTCGACTCCTGCCACATCTATCGGATGAACATTCCCTTCAGCATGGAACAAATCTTCACGGCCTGTATTGAAACCGTACGGGTCAATAAGCTCCAGCACTGCTATGTCCGTCCGATTGTCTTTCGCGGCTATGGAGCCTTTGGGGTCAACCCGTTCCCGGCCCCAGTCGAAACCTACATCATTTGTTTTCCTTGGGGGCGCTACCTTGGAGAAGACGCGCTTGAGGCGGGCGTTGACTTATGCACATCCTCATGGGCGCGGATGTCGCCGAACACCCTGCCCACTACGGCCAAGGCCGGGGCTAACTACATGAACTCGCAGCTCATCAAGATGGAAGCGATTGTCAACGGCTATGCGGAAGGCATTGCCCTTGACGCCGCTGGCTACGTGAGCGAGGGCAGCGGCGAAAACATCTTCATGGTGCGCGATGGGACGGTCATCACGCCGCCGATTGGACGGGCGGTACTGCCTGGTATCACCCGCGACGCCGTCATGCGCCTGTGTGAGGATTTAGGCATTCCGGTCATCGAACGGAGTATTCTGCGCGAAGAACTCTACATCGCTGACGAAATATTTCTCACCGGAACAGCCTGCGAAATCACGCCGGTGCGTACCCTCGACAAAATCAAGATTGGGGAGGGCAAGCGCGGGCCGATCACGAAGCAGCTTCAGGATGCATACTTTGGCATCATCAACGGCGAACGTGAAGACCGCCACGAATGGCTCACAGCCGTCTAA
- the rocF gene encoding arginase: MAESRFSPPRKVTIVGVPMDLGADRRGVDMGPSVVRIAGLSAKLTELGYLVEDIGNVPVALAETRRADAADARHKYLAEVAKSNEILADHVEAILASGAIPIVLGGDHSIAIGSVAGVAAHYRRQGQRIGIIWIDAHADINTPESSPSGNIHGMPLAVLLGYGPKELTHIGGFAPKIRPEDCAIIGVRQIDEGERRLARQLGLRIYTMRDLDERGMSAVMDEAIAWVTRYTVGFHATFDMDFVDPYYAPGVGTPVPGGGTYRESHLAMEKIHDSGKMLSVEMVEINAVLDAHNRTGELGAELLLSALGKKIL; the protein is encoded by the coding sequence ATGGCAGAAAGCCGTTTTTCTCCACCTCGCAAAGTCACAATTGTGGGCGTCCCGATGGACCTTGGCGCTGATCGGCGCGGCGTGGACATGGGGCCGTCCGTCGTACGGATCGCTGGCCTGAGCGCCAAGCTAACGGAGTTGGGTTATCTTGTTGAAGACATTGGCAATGTTCCGGTCGCGCTGGCTGAAACGCGCCGCGCCGACGCCGCCGACGCCCGGCATAAGTATCTGGCTGAAGTGGCGAAATCAAATGAAATCTTGGCCGACCACGTGGAAGCGATTCTGGCAAGCGGCGCGATCCCAATTGTTTTGGGCGGCGATCACTCCATCGCCATCGGTAGTGTCGCTGGTGTTGCTGCACATTACCGGCGACAGGGGCAGCGCATAGGCATCATTTGGATTGACGCCCACGCCGACATCAACACCCCGGAGTCCTCGCCATCCGGCAACATCCACGGCATGCCGCTGGCGGTGCTGCTGGGTTATGGCCCGAAGGAATTGACGCACATCGGCGGCTTCGCGCCTAAGATTCGCCCAGAAGACTGCGCCATTATTGGGGTGCGTCAAATTGATGAAGGTGAGCGCCGGCTAGCGCGTCAACTGGGCTTGCGCATTTACACGATGCGCGATCTGGACGAGCGCGGTATGAGCGCCGTGATGGATGAAGCCATTGCGTGGGTGACGCGCTATACCGTTGGTTTCCACGCGACGTTCGACATGGACTTCGTTGACCCGTATTATGCGCCCGGCGTCGGCACGCCTGTTCCGGGCGGGGGCACGTATCGTGAAAGTCACCTCGCAATGGAGAAGATTCACGATTCCGGCAAAATGCTCTCGGTCGAAATGGTCGAAATCAACGCCGTTCTTGACGCACACAACCGAACCGGTGAGCTTGGCGCGGAACTCCTACTCTCCGCACTGGGCAAAAAAATTCTGTAA
- a CDS encoding S24/S26 family peptidase, translating into MRTTGKTKASPIREHTLESPDILRTARAELLREGVYRFRANGSTMRPTISDGDWLTIEPVSTAQLGVGDIVLLCTSSQTAIVHRILRFEQRHATLYVVTRGDAAEELDVSVPVSNVVGRVLRIESNGVRRDLTTFWRRLWTRLAGWLHRWRFRKVKAF; encoded by the coding sequence ATGCGGACAACCGGCAAAACCAAAGCCTCTCCCATCCGAGAGCACACTCTTGAATCACCTGACATTTTACGAACGGCGCGCGCAGAGCTCCTGCGTGAAGGCGTCTATCGGTTTCGGGCGAATGGCAGTACCATGCGCCCCACCATTTCCGATGGCGACTGGCTGACCATTGAGCCAGTTTCCACTGCCCAATTGGGCGTTGGCGACATTGTCCTTCTCTGCACGAGCAGTCAAACGGCGATCGTTCACCGTATCCTGCGCTTTGAGCAGCGCCATGCGACCCTTTACGTCGTCACCCGTGGCGACGCCGCCGAAGAACTTGACGTATCCGTCCCTGTCTCAAATGTTGTCGGGCGTGTCTTACGGATTGAAAGCAACGGCGTCCGGCGTGACTTGACTACCTTTTGGCGTCGTTTGTGGACGCGCCTTGCCGGCTGGCTGCATCGCTGGCGCTTCCGTAAGGTCAAAGCCTTCTAG
- the kynU gene encoding kynureninase gives MLLEFRPDEAFAHALDQTDELAGFRDCFHLPVNPTTGTPQLYFCGHSLGLQPKTVRQSVLDELDRWAALGVAGHFTPPRPWADYDADLRPLVAELVGAQPDEVAVANGLTVNLHLLMASFYRPTRERFKILIEARAFPSDRYAAASQAAFHGFDPREAVVEIRPRPNEDLLRTDDILEYLEREGETTALVLLGAVNYATGQFFDIAPIVSLAHAKGCVVCIDAAHAIGNVPLALHDWDVDCAVWCHYKYVNAGPGAVGGFFVHARHARRFDLPRFVGWWGHRADTRFLMPDAYELAPGAAGWQLSNLPILSMAALRASLEIFHQAQMARLRAKSMRLTAYLLALLGDKGPALISPRDPAARGGQLSWRVAKPRQLADHLLSQDVIVDVREPDIIRLAVAPLYNSFHDVWRLAAIWRNLTEASGVK, from the coding sequence ATGCTCCTTGAGTTTCGCCCTGACGAAGCCTTCGCCCACGCTCTTGACCAAACCGACGAACTCGCTGGCTTCCGTGACTGTTTTCACTTGCCGGTCAACCCGACGACAGGAACCCCCCAACTCTATTTCTGCGGTCACTCGCTTGGTTTGCAGCCGAAGACCGTTCGACAAAGTGTTCTGGATGAACTCGACCGCTGGGCCGCGCTGGGCGTCGCTGGACATTTCACGCCGCCGCGACCGTGGGCGGACTACGACGCTGACCTGCGTCCGCTCGTCGCTGAACTTGTCGGCGCACAGCCTGATGAAGTCGCCGTCGCCAACGGGCTGACCGTCAACCTGCACCTTCTCATGGCGTCGTTTTATCGTCCGACGCGCGAACGCTTCAAAATCCTTATCGAGGCGCGCGCTTTTCCCTCCGACCGCTACGCCGCCGCCAGTCAAGCGGCGTTTCACGGCTTTGATCCACGGGAAGCCGTGGTTGAAATCCGTCCCCGCCCGAACGAAGACCTGCTGCGGACGGACGACATCCTCGAATACCTTGAACGCGAAGGCGAGACGACCGCCTTGGTTTTGCTTGGCGCAGTCAACTACGCCACCGGACAGTTCTTTGACATTGCGCCCATCGTGAGCTTGGCCCACGCCAAAGGGTGCGTTGTCTGCATAGACGCAGCGCACGCCATAGGCAACGTACCGCTAGCGCTGCATGACTGGGACGTGGACTGCGCCGTGTGGTGTCACTACAAGTATGTCAACGCTGGCCCTGGCGCAGTCGGCGGCTTTTTCGTCCACGCCCGTCATGCTCGACGGTTTGACCTCCCACGCTTTGTCGGTTGGTGGGGGCACCGCGCCGATACGCGCTTCCTCATGCCCGACGCCTATGAACTTGCGCCCGGCGCCGCCGGCTGGCAACTCAGCAACCTACCTATCCTCTCTATGGCCGCACTGCGCGCTTCACTGGAGATCTTTCACCAAGCGCAGATGGCGCGCCTGCGAGCAAAATCCATGCGTCTGACCGCTTATCTGCTGGCGCTTCTCGGCGACAAGGGCCCGGCGCTGATTTCTCCACGCGATCCGGCGGCGCGCGGCGGACAACTTTCGTGGCGCGTCGCCAAGCCGCGCCAACTGGCAGACCATCTTCTGTCCCAAGACGTCATCGTTGACGTTCGAGAACCAGATATCATCCGCTTGGCTGTGGCCCCGCTCTACAACAGTTTTCATGATGTCTGGCGACTGGCTGCGATCTGGCGCAACCTGACCGAAGCCTCCGGAGTCAAATGA
- the prmC gene encoding peptide chain release factor N(5)-glutamine methyltransferase, which produces MSTTLGELVKEGARILASNAVAEPYRTALHLVRAVLKIDAATLLAHPERTVAAGDAARVQQAFVRRANGEPLQYITETQDFYGRDFYVTPAVLIPRPETELLVEAVINHCRAQAKTTLHLLDLGTGSGCLAVTLAAMLPTAQVIAVDISPSALAVAEANARRHGVAERIVFLESDWLSALPADAPLFDAVVANPPYIAEAELSGLQREVRDYEPHVALIAGPDGTEAYVRLFADLPRHLADGGFFACEVGFGQADKVCALGAGHGWRLQQTLHDLQGIPRTLVFTHAADVADNPSRRACSP; this is translated from the coding sequence ATGTCAACGACATTAGGTGAACTCGTCAAGGAAGGCGCTCGGATCCTGGCGTCGAACGCGGTCGCAGAGCCATACCGGACGGCGCTGCATCTCGTACGGGCAGTGTTGAAGATTGACGCCGCAACGTTGCTGGCGCATCCCGAACGGACGGTCGCCGCCGGCGACGCCGCGCGGGTGCAACAAGCGTTTGTGCGCCGCGCCAACGGTGAGCCGCTCCAGTACATCACCGAGACCCAAGACTTTTACGGACGCGACTTTTACGTAACGCCCGCCGTGCTCATTCCGCGCCCGGAAACGGAGCTGCTGGTGGAGGCAGTCATCAACCACTGCCGCGCTCAAGCGAAAACTACTTTGCACCTGCTTGACTTGGGGACGGGTTCCGGTTGTTTGGCGGTGACGTTGGCGGCGATGCTGCCGACAGCACAGGTGATCGCCGTGGACATTTCACCGTCGGCGTTAGCGGTTGCCGAGGCGAACGCGCGCCGTCATGGGGTTGCGGAACGGATTGTGTTTCTTGAAAGCGATTGGCTGTCGGCGCTGCCCGCCGACGCCCCGTTGTTTGACGCCGTGGTTGCCAACCCACCCTACATTGCTGAGGCGGAGTTAAGTGGTTTGCAACGCGAGGTGCGCGATTACGAACCACACGTCGCTCTAATCGCCGGGCCTGACGGGACGGAAGCCTACGTGCGGCTCTTCGCCGACTTGCCGCGTCATCTTGCCGACGGCGGCTTTTTTGCATGCGAGGTCGGTTTCGGTCAGGCGGACAAGGTCTGCGCCTTGGGGGCGGGGCATGGTTGGCGGCTTCAACAGACGCTTCATGATCTGCAAGGCATCCCGCGTACGCTGGTCTTTACACACGCTGCCGACGTGGCGGACAATCCAAGCCGGCGTGCTTGTTCTCCTTGA
- a CDS encoding cryptochrome/photolyase family protein encodes MPPFQRPIPGAESQVLTQTGEADYVTGMETIWILGDQLTRRHPAFDRLTPRDAVVLMIESAAHARRTRYHKQKLVFVFSAMRHYAEELRALGWRVDYQREQPDFETGLAAHVRQYQPTRIWLMEPTEYGVAERLQRAAAAHPITLHILPTVLFLSDRREFADWARGKKTLVLEHFYRWMRRRTGLLIEPNGEPTGGTWNYDRENREVPPRGHRFPPLPRYAPDAITREVIDWVRRDFSDGYGDIEPFCWAVTRADAEAFYRDFLDHRLDWFGPYEDAMVAGQPALYHSLASPYVNVGLLDPLDAARQAEQRYREGRARLNSVEGVVRQFIGWREFIYQVYWLKMPELAEANFFGAERALPHYYWDAETRMRCLREVVTQLIRTGHTHHIQRLMVLGNFALLAGVRPQEVNEWFWLAYVDAYEWVTLPNVLGMSLYADGGFLATKPYAASAAYINRMSDYCTGCAYDPKRRHGEGACPFNSLYWDFLDRQREKLFSNQRMRMIYAAWDKIPAEERAATLNWAANVLKRLEDL; translated from the coding sequence ATGCCTCCCTTCCAACGTCCAATCCCCGGCGCAGAAAGTCAAGTTCTCACCCAGACGGGCGAAGCCGACTACGTGACGGGTATGGAAACCATTTGGATACTGGGCGACCAGTTGACGCGCCGCCATCCAGCCTTTGACCGCCTGACGCCGCGCGACGCCGTGGTGCTGATGATTGAGTCAGCGGCGCATGCGCGCCGGACGCGCTACCACAAACAAAAGCTGGTCTTCGTGTTTTCCGCCATGCGGCACTACGCGGAAGAACTGCGGGCGCTGGGGTGGCGCGTGGATTACCAGCGTGAGCAGCCCGACTTTGAAACTGGACTTGCGGCGCATGTCCGACAATACCAGCCGACGCGCATATGGCTGATGGAGCCGACGGAGTATGGTGTAGCGGAGCGGCTTCAGCGCGCCGCCGCCGCACACCCCATCACGCTGCACATATTGCCGACGGTACTGTTTCTCAGCGACCGACGCGAATTCGCCGACTGGGCGCGCGGCAAAAAAACGCTTGTCCTAGAGCACTTTTACCGCTGGATGCGGCGGCGAACCGGCCTCCTAATCGAACCCAATGGAGAGCCGACTGGTGGGACGTGGAACTACGACCGTGAAAACCGTGAGGTTCCGCCGCGCGGCCATCGCTTTCCGCCGCTGCCGCGGTATGCGCCGGACGCCATAACACGTGAGGTAATAGACTGGGTCCGACGCGACTTCTCTGACGGCTACGGCGACATTGAGCCGTTTTGCTGGGCCGTTACGCGCGCCGACGCCGAAGCTTTCTATCGTGACTTTCTTGACCACCGGCTGGATTGGTTCGGGCCGTACGAAGATGCGATGGTCGCCGGGCAACCGGCGCTCTATCACTCGCTGGCGTCGCCTTATGTCAACGTCGGTCTGCTTGATCCGCTCGACGCGGCGCGGCAGGCCGAGCAACGGTATCGGGAAGGCAGAGCGCGGCTCAACTCGGTGGAAGGCGTCGTTCGGCAGTTCATTGGTTGGCGGGAGTTCATCTATCAAGTCTACTGGCTGAAGATGCCGGAACTCGCCGAGGCGAACTTCTTCGGCGCAGAACGCGCGCTGCCGCACTACTACTGGGACGCCGAAACGCGCATGCGGTGTCTGCGCGAAGTCGTCACCCAACTGATTCGAACCGGGCACACACACCATATCCAGCGACTGATGGTGCTGGGGAACTTCGCATTGCTGGCGGGCGTCCGTCCGCAAGAGGTCAATGAGTGGTTTTGGCTTGCTTATGTGGACGCCTACGAGTGGGTCACCCTACCGAACGTTCTGGGCATGTCGCTTTACGCCGACGGCGGCTTTCTGGCGACAAAGCCATATGCGGCGAGCGCCGCCTACATCAACCGGATGAGCGATTACTGTACGGGTTGCGCCTACGACCCAAAGCGGCGTCACGGCGAAGGGGCATGTCCGTTCAACAGCCTGTACTGGGATTTCCTCGACCGTCAGCGGGAAAAGCTGTTCTCAAACCAACGCATGCGGATGATCTACGCTGCCTGGGACAAAATACCGGCCGAAGAACGCGCTGCGACACTGAATTGGGCGGCGAACGTCCTCAAGCGACTTGAAGATTTGTAG
- the bchM gene encoding magnesium protoporphyrin IX methyltransferase: MSPSYATAQDRIRQYFDTVGFEKWQRFARGEAQNRIQASIVAGRERTMATILAWGGDWRGRSVLDAGCGTGAFARRLVDAGAVVTGIDISAREIEAARERVPEAVFRQADFYAVAETFDVVVCLDSLIYYAEDDLISLLRHLGRHARTALYFTFTPSTVFFEVMHAVGRLFPKGNTSPAIARIKAKRLYKRIAEETSLHLTQTTHISSSFYQTTLVALRRVDEDSSPAEGRTSGLPV, encoded by the coding sequence ATGTCCCCTTCTTACGCAACGGCGCAAGACCGAATTCGTCAGTATTTCGACACGGTTGGCTTTGAAAAATGGCAGCGCTTTGCGCGCGGCGAAGCGCAGAACCGCATTCAGGCGAGCATTGTCGCCGGACGCGAACGCACGATGGCGACCATCCTCGCGTGGGGCGGCGACTGGCGCGGACGCAGCGTGCTTGACGCCGGTTGCGGGACAGGAGCCTTTGCGCGTCGCTTGGTGGACGCCGGCGCAGTCGTGACCGGTATAGACATTTCCGCCCGCGAAATTGAGGCGGCGCGGGAGCGCGTCCCAGAGGCCGTGTTTCGGCAGGCGGACTTCTACGCCGTTGCGGAGACATTCGATGTTGTTGTGTGTTTGGACAGCCTGATCTACTACGCTGAAGACGACTTGATCAGCCTGCTCCGCCACCTTGGCCGACATGCACGAACCGCGCTTTATTTCACCTTCACGCCCAGCACCGTCTTCTTTGAAGTCATGCATGCCGTCGGGAGGCTATTCCCCAAGGGCAACACCTCGCCGGCTATTGCGCGGATCAAAGCCAAGCGGCTTTACAAGCGTATCGCTGAAGAAACCTCACTACATCTGACGCAAACGACGCACATCAGTTCAAGCTTCTACCAGACGACATTGGTGGCGTTACGCCGCGTTGACGAAGATTCCTCCCCGGCCGAGGGTCGCACGAGCGGTTTGCCCGTGTGA
- a CDS encoding FAD-binding oxidoreductase has translation MPSTSFWQATAGAWRPPVLEPTTFDCLIVGGGVAGISAAYALAQLKPLWKLAVVDRRQVGGGATGRNAGFLLAGTADHYAVSVARYGRTTARDVFALTVASHRRIRDFLAQHPTVDCDYTPCGSLLLAGTSDEAETLAHSVTLLREDGFDVTFIPSDPLRRGFHAAIHNPHDAGVHPVKLVRALAAVSRAAVFEYWPVLGLEANQGELLVHGVRGVLRAVRVLLALNGEAPSFAGFFADKVFPKRGQIFVTAPYGRRLLDKVVYANEGYEYFRQLPDGRFLFGGGRRAFAATEVGTDETPTAAVQSFLESFRDRHFPELANVPVEYRWAGVMGFTRDGLPLMGSLPGYEQAWFTIACHGHGMGFSLEAGRLAARMVIDGDPPPLFDVRRLHTGSPPSIR, from the coding sequence ATGCCCTCGACCTCCTTCTGGCAGGCGACCGCTGGCGCATGGCGGCCGCCTGTTTTAGAACCCACAACGTTTGACTGCCTTATTGTCGGCGGCGGCGTCGCCGGGATCTCGGCGGCTTACGCTCTGGCGCAGTTGAAACCACTTTGGAAGTTGGCTGTGGTGGACCGGCGGCAGGTCGGCGGCGGTGCCACTGGACGCAACGCTGGCTTTCTCCTTGCCGGTACAGCCGACCACTATGCAGTTTCCGTCGCTCGATACGGTCGGACGACGGCCCGCGATGTGTTTGCCCTGACGGTCGCCAGCCACCGGCGCATCCGTGATTTTCTGGCGCAGCATCCGACAGTGGATTGTGACTACACACCGTGCGGTAGTCTCCTGCTGGCGGGGACATCCGACGAAGCGGAAACGCTGGCGCACTCGGTGACGTTGTTGCGCGAAGACGGTTTTGACGTGACGTTCATACCTTCCGATCCGCTCAGACGGGGCTTTCACGCGGCGATCCACAATCCACATGACGCTGGCGTGCATCCGGTCAAATTGGTTCGCGCCCTAGCCGCCGTCTCCCGGGCCGCCGTCTTCGAGTACTGGCCGGTTCTAGGCCTCGAAGCCAACCAGGGTGAGTTACTTGTGCACGGCGTACGAGGTGTCCTGCGCGCCGTGCGTGTTTTGCTGGCGCTCAACGGCGAAGCGCCGAGCTTTGCAGGCTTCTTTGCCGACAAGGTGTTTCCAAAGCGCGGGCAAATTTTTGTGACTGCTCCCTACGGTCGCCGTTTGTTGGACAAGGTCGTTTACGCTAACGAGGGCTACGAGTACTTCCGCCAGTTGCCTGATGGCCGCTTTCTCTTCGGCGGTGGACGCCGCGCTTTCGCCGCCACCGAAGTTGGAACGGATGAAACGCCGACCGCCGCCGTGCAAAGCTTTCTTGAGTCCTTTAGAGACCGGCACTTTCCAGAACTCGCCAACGTACCGGTTGAGTATCGCTGGGCCGGCGTGATGGGTTTCACTCGTGACGGCTTGCCGCTCATGGGAAGCCTACCGGGCTATGAACAAGCGTGGTTTACCATTGCCTGCCACGGCCACGGTATGGGTTTCAGCCTTGAAGCCGGACGCTTAGCCGCCCGGATGGTCATTGACGGCGACCCGCCCCCGCTGTTTGACGTACGGCGTCTGCACACCGGTAGTCCGCCATCCATCCGTTGA
- the hemA gene encoding glutamyl-tRNA reductase, whose product MNLLLVGLNHTTAPVGVRERLAFSEANLAAALQQLLADGCVSEAVILSTCNRVEVTAVPCLPIAEAVEAITLFLGDFHNLPSWQVRPYLYVHQAGAAVRHVLRVASSLDSMVVGEAQILGQVKRAYALATAAGAVGRHLHRLFERAFAVAKRVRTETGIGAHAVSLGSVSVDLARKVFDQLNDKTLLLIGAGEMAELAAKCFFEVGIASLLVANRTLAHAQNLANYFHGSGRALGLDELPARLHEADIIVASTGATTYHINRSMAQAALERRRYRPLLFFDLSVPRTIAPDIGTLDNAFVFDLDDLQRVIAANQRERRREAERAEAIVEAETVAFLTSVDRLDIGPTIAALKERLTEICEAEFERQRKRLGPLTPEQETAIRRFLLEGIVNKTLHPLILGLREAAQRGSEQVDLRRAFALDAVPAEPLNADARQTPTNAYRQR is encoded by the coding sequence ATGAATCTACTTCTCGTCGGACTCAACCATACGACGGCGCCAGTGGGCGTACGCGAGCGACTGGCCTTTTCCGAAGCCAACTTAGCGGCGGCACTCCAGCAACTACTGGCCGACGGATGCGTAAGTGAAGCCGTCATTCTTTCAACCTGCAACCGGGTTGAAGTGACAGCAGTTCCATGCCTCCCGATTGCTGAAGCGGTTGAAGCCATCACGCTGTTCCTGGGTGACTTCCACAACCTCCCAAGTTGGCAAGTCCGGCCATACCTGTATGTTCACCAAGCAGGTGCCGCTGTCCGGCATGTGCTGCGTGTCGCCTCCAGCCTAGATTCGATGGTGGTCGGTGAAGCGCAAATCCTTGGTCAAGTCAAGCGCGCTTACGCCCTCGCTACGGCCGCCGGTGCCGTCGGGCGACACTTGCACCGTTTGTTTGAACGCGCTTTCGCCGTCGCTAAGCGGGTTCGCACAGAGACCGGCATCGGCGCACACGCCGTGTCGCTTGGCTCGGTTTCCGTTGACTTGGCGCGCAAGGTGTTTGATCAACTCAATGATAAGACCTTGCTACTGATCGGGGCGGGCGAGATGGCTGAACTCGCCGCCAAATGCTTCTTTGAGGTTGGGATTGCGTCGCTGCTTGTCGCCAACCGGACACTCGCGCATGCTCAAAACCTAGCCAATTACTTTCACGGCAGCGGACGCGCATTGGGTTTGGACGAACTACCAGCGCGACTTCACGAAGCGGACATCATCGTCGCCTCGACCGGCGCAACAACCTACCATATCAACCGTTCGATGGCGCAGGCGGCCCTTGAACGTCGGCGTTACCGCCCTCTCTTGTTTTTTGATCTGTCAGTGCCGCGAACAATTGCGCCTGACATCGGCACGCTTGACAACGCTTTTGTGTTCGACTTGGATGACCTGCAACGGGTCATCGCCGCAAACCAACGCGAACGGCGGCGTGAAGCTGAACGCGCCGAAGCGATTGTCGAAGCGGAAACGGTCGCCTTTCTCACGTCCGTTGACCGACTGGACATCGGTCCGACTATCGCTGCACTCAAGGAACGTCTCACTGAGATCTGCGAAGCGGAATTTGAGCGCCAGCGGAAGCGCCTTGGCCCGCTAACGCCGGAGCAAGAAACCGCTATTCGGCGTTTTCTACTGGAAGGCATCGTCAACAAAACCCTGCATCCGCTCATTCTTGGTTTGCGCGAAGCGGCGCAGCGCGGCTCGGAGCAGGTGGACTTGCGCCGCGCCTTTGCTCTGGACGCTGTACCCGCCGAACCACTCAACGCTGACGCCCGCCAAACGCCAACCAACGCCTACCGCCAGCGCTGA
- a CDS encoding cytochrome c biogenesis protein — protein sequence MTTLLLVAVACYAFGATYAIAAVWRALPPHWFRLALWLMVVGFGVHTASMVVRGWEAARCPLLTYQEVCSFLGWAIAAYFLGAYVWYRSQALAAFAMPMVFLFALAAWLLPTPNDTVAVLKFYGPTASLLTLHAVLFVFAYAAFAVLFVAALLYIVQERQLKRKRFGALWSRLPSLDTCDDVSAKALMIGFVLLTLGILTGIVGSRRLNGVYWHGDPLEFLSLATWLIYFCVVHYRLTAGWRGRRAAWLGIVGFAIVIVSLVGIGWFNGFHAIS from the coding sequence ATGACCACGCTGCTGCTCGTCGCCGTTGCATGTTATGCTTTTGGCGCAACTTACGCTATTGCCGCTGTGTGGCGGGCGCTTCCTCCACACTGGTTTCGGTTGGCGCTGTGGCTGATGGTCGTCGGCTTTGGCGTACATACGGCGTCCATGGTCGTTCGCGGCTGGGAGGCGGCTCGGTGTCCGCTCCTGACCTACCAGGAGGTCTGTTCTTTTCTGGGTTGGGCTATCGCCGCCTACTTCCTCGGCGCTTACGTTTGGTATCGGTCGCAAGCTCTGGCCGCCTTCGCCATGCCGATGGTATTTTTGTTTGCGCTCGCCGCTTGGCTCCTGCCGACGCCCAACGACACGGTCGCGGTGCTCAAGTTCTACGGACCAACAGCGTCGCTGCTGACCCTGCACGCCGTCCTGTTTGTCTTCGCCTATGCGGCCTTTGCGGTTCTGTTCGTCGCCGCCCTGCTCTATATCGTTCAGGAACGTCAACTCAAGCGGAAGCGGTTTGGGGCGCTCTGGTCGCGCCTGCCGTCGCTTGACACCTGCGACGATGTCAGCGCCAAGGCGTTGATGATCGGCTTTGTCCTGCTCACGCTGGGCATCTTGACGGGCATCGTCGGCTCACGCCGACTCAACGGCGTCTATTGGCACGGCGACCCACTCGAATTTCTTTCCTTGGCGACTTGGCTGATATACTTTTGTGTGGTTCATTACCGTCTGACCGCTGGTTGGCGCGGGCGACGGGCGGCTTGGTTGGGCATTGTCGGCTTCGCTATTGTCATCGTGAGCTTGGTTGGCATTGGTTGGTTTAACGGTTTCCACGCCATCAGTTAG